A single genomic interval of Spirosoma taeanense harbors:
- a CDS encoding Kelch repeat-containing protein → MGIVACVIGCRTTPEVAPILDVGVVRPAQAAIVSVLPVGSDAAEVQIKDSPNLKSSYQLTVLTASGAALPLTPITEPVPANPFNLPVLLYPYRLTRYRVSGLTGSQTYRFRLNFRYNNTDTLTVERAYVHRPAANWTRLAHLPFDTGDFTGSPVALDEARSGDIVSLFRYVDENTMTPLVYYRSIDLWQNEPNPPPLPTPRPGMVQFVLYYQNSDRYRFWGLGYQTSDLFPGKYVYLRDLYLRTPPPYSQLNMILPSYLGEVGETAFFTTTDQAFFLTQNRSPAMFAITAVGGQRACQPLPEPPGTLATFSVDSVGYVVNQTDNEAPHLWAYDAHLDRWSRKADFPGQVRSRGVGFAVGSKGYFGLGISLQQEKGYRDIWEYDPANNQWQYVTDYPGQGQRYVMALSTPKRAFLGLGYETQPVVARDAVTRQVGCTDFWLFTP, encoded by the coding sequence ATGGGGATTGTCGCCTGTGTAATTGGCTGCCGAACGACGCCCGAGGTAGCACCCATCCTTGACGTTGGGGTTGTGCGGCCCGCCCAGGCCGCTATTGTTTCGGTATTGCCCGTGGGTTCCGATGCCGCTGAGGTGCAGATCAAGGATAGTCCCAATCTGAAATCGTCTTACCAGCTGACCGTCCTGACGGCTTCGGGCGCGGCCTTACCCCTCACACCCATTACGGAGCCGGTTCCGGCTAATCCCTTTAACCTGCCGGTTCTTTTGTATCCGTATCGGTTGACCCGCTACCGGGTATCTGGTCTGACGGGTAGCCAGACCTACCGCTTCCGGCTGAATTTCCGCTATAACAATACCGATACGCTGACCGTCGAGCGGGCTTATGTGCACCGTCCGGCGGCCAACTGGACGCGGCTGGCGCACCTGCCCTTCGATACGGGCGACTTTACGGGATCGCCCGTGGCTCTGGATGAGGCACGTTCCGGGGATATTGTGTCCTTGTTTCGCTATGTGGATGAGAACACCATGACACCCCTGGTTTATTACCGGTCGATTGATCTGTGGCAGAATGAGCCGAATCCACCGCCTTTGCCGACCCCCCGGCCGGGTATGGTGCAGTTTGTTCTGTATTACCAGAATAGTGACCGCTACCGGTTCTGGGGGCTAGGCTACCAGACCAGCGATCTGTTTCCGGGCAAATACGTTTACCTGCGCGATTTGTATCTGCGAACGCCCCCGCCTTATAGTCAGCTCAATATGATTCTGCCGTCGTACCTGGGCGAAGTTGGCGAAACCGCGTTTTTTACGACGACCGATCAGGCTTTTTTTCTAACCCAGAACCGCTCTCCGGCTATGTTTGCCATCACTGCCGTCGGCGGTCAGCGGGCCTGCCAGCCCCTGCCAGAACCGCCCGGTACGCTGGCTACGTTTTCGGTCGATTCGGTGGGTTACGTGGTAAATCAGACAGACAATGAGGCTCCGCATCTGTGGGCCTATGATGCTCATCTGGATCGCTGGTCCCGCAAAGCCGATTTTCCCGGTCAGGTGCGCAGCCGGGGCGTGGGCTTTGCAGTGGGTAGCAAAGGCTATTTTGGTTTAGGAATCTCGCTCCAGCAGGAGAAGGGTTACCGCGACATCTGGGAATACGACCCCGCCAACAACCAGTGGCAGTACGTGACGGACTACCCCGGCCAGGGCCAGCGCTACGTAATGGCCTTATCGACACCGAAGCGGGCGTTTCTGGGGCTGGGTTACGAAACGCAGCCCGTCGTTGCTCGCGACGCCGTGACGCGGCAGGTAGGCTGCACCGATTTCTGGCTATTTACACCGTAG
- a CDS encoding glycoside hydrolase family 97 protein: protein MTNSLLTLLLLGFSLVSLFAQQPISITSPNRSIAVAVGLTSAGELTYQVRYKNKPILEPSRLGFALSKPQVALTRFTITGVDSTRRDETWKPVWGEVSQIRNHYTELLLSLQDKSGSGISLRVRFRVFDDGVGFRYEFPQQMALTHFIIADELTQFRLAADHRTFWMPGDYDSNEYLYNFTRLTEVDAVTAADKEKDTALKTVIGPNAVQTPLLFKTADGVYISLYEAALRNYPVMHLQLDKPTLTLTAQLVPDAVGNKAYLQTPAQTPWRTLIISDKATDLLASKLILNLNEPSTIADPSWIRPQKFVGMWWEMHIGKATWEKAGGKHGANTQNVKKYIDFAARYGFDGVLVEGWNVGWEDWFGNWKEDVFDFVTPYPDYNLDSLTAYAQQKGVRMIMHHETSGSVTNYERRMDAAFQYMNKQGINTVKTGYVGRIIPRGEHHDSQWMINHYERVAQKAAQYRIMIDSHESAHPTGLHRTYPNWLASEAARGSEFNNAPTLGITPEHTTILPFTRLLGGPMDFTPGLFRFKLDQFDKTRTTRVRTTLAKQLALYVTIYSPLQMAADLPENYEKHLDAFQFIRDVPVDWDDTKVLAAEPGDYVLIARKEKGAANWYVGAITDENSRDLSLSLNFLEAGKTYEAVLYRDAPNADWDTNPEAYVIEKKSVTAKTKLSLHLANGGGCAIQFIRR, encoded by the coding sequence ATGACCAACTCTCTACTGACCCTGTTGCTGCTTGGCTTTTCTCTGGTTAGCCTGTTCGCCCAGCAACCCATTTCGATTACCTCTCCGAATCGATCCATCGCCGTTGCCGTAGGCCTGACGTCCGCGGGTGAGCTGACCTACCAGGTTCGGTATAAAAACAAACCGATCCTTGAACCCTCGCGGCTGGGTTTTGCCCTGAGCAAACCACAGGTAGCCTTAACCCGGTTCACGATTACGGGCGTTGATTCGACCCGCCGGGATGAAACCTGGAAGCCGGTCTGGGGCGAGGTGAGCCAGATTCGAAACCACTATACCGAGCTTCTGCTCAGTTTGCAGGACAAATCCGGCTCAGGCATTAGCCTGCGCGTTCGCTTTCGGGTGTTCGACGATGGCGTCGGGTTTCGTTACGAATTTCCGCAGCAAATGGCGCTGACGCACTTCATCATCGCCGATGAGCTGACCCAGTTCCGGCTGGCTGCTGACCACCGCACCTTCTGGATGCCGGGCGACTACGACTCGAACGAATACCTGTATAATTTCACCAGGCTGACCGAGGTTGACGCCGTAACAGCCGCCGATAAGGAAAAAGACACCGCGCTGAAAACGGTTATTGGCCCGAATGCCGTCCAGACACCTCTGCTGTTCAAAACGGCGGATGGCGTTTATATCAGCCTCTACGAAGCGGCTTTACGGAACTACCCGGTCATGCACCTGCAACTGGACAAACCCACCCTGACGCTCACCGCTCAGTTAGTGCCCGATGCTGTTGGCAACAAAGCGTATCTCCAGACCCCGGCGCAAACGCCCTGGCGAACGCTGATCATCAGCGACAAAGCCACCGACCTGCTGGCCTCCAAACTCATCCTGAACCTCAACGAACCATCGACCATTGCCGACCCGTCCTGGATCAGGCCGCAGAAATTCGTCGGCATGTGGTGGGAGATGCACATTGGTAAAGCTACCTGGGAAAAGGCCGGTGGTAAACACGGCGCTAACACGCAGAACGTAAAGAAATACATTGACTTTGCCGCCAGATACGGCTTCGACGGGGTGCTGGTCGAAGGCTGGAACGTAGGCTGGGAAGACTGGTTCGGCAACTGGAAAGAGGATGTGTTCGACTTTGTTACGCCCTATCCCGACTACAATCTGGACTCACTCACGGCCTATGCGCAGCAGAAAGGCGTTCGCATGATTATGCACCACGAAACGTCGGGTTCGGTAACGAACTACGAACGCCGGATGGACGCGGCTTTTCAGTACATGAACAAGCAGGGCATCAATACCGTCAAGACGGGTTACGTAGGCCGGATCATTCCCCGGGGCGAACATCACGACAGCCAGTGGATGATCAACCATTACGAGCGCGTAGCCCAGAAAGCGGCTCAGTACCGGATCATGATCGATTCGCACGAGTCCGCGCACCCGACGGGGCTTCATCGCACCTACCCGAACTGGCTGGCCAGCGAAGCAGCCCGGGGCAGCGAATTCAACAATGCCCCAACGCTGGGCATCACGCCCGAACACACGACCATTCTGCCCTTTACCCGACTGCTGGGTGGCCCGATGGACTTCACGCCCGGCCTGTTCCGGTTTAAGCTGGATCAGTTCGACAAAACCCGCACGACACGGGTGCGCACGACGCTGGCCAAACAGCTGGCCCTGTACGTAACGATTTACAGCCCCCTGCAGATGGCGGCCGATCTGCCCGAAAACTACGAAAAACACCTCGATGCCTTTCAGTTTATCCGGGATGTGCCGGTCGACTGGGACGATACCAAGGTGCTGGCGGCCGAACCGGGCGATTACGTTCTGATTGCCCGCAAAGAAAAAGGGGCCGCCAACTGGTATGTGGGCGCCATTACCGACGAAAACAGCCGCGATCTTAGTCTTAGCCTGAATTTTCTGGAAGCCGGCAAAACGTATGAGGCCGTACTTTACCGCGACGCGCCCAATGCGGATTGGGATACGAACCCGGAAGCCTATGTTATCGAAAAGAAGTCGGTGACGGCCAAGACAAAACTCTCCCTGCACTTAGCCAACGGGGGCGGCTGCGCGATTCAGTTCATCAGGCGATAG
- a CDS encoding DUF4249 domain-containing protein, which yields MLLITTGMMACVDEVQLPIRQVQPRLVVEGMITDEAPPYAIKLTYSGQFTSRSHLPENLVVNGAIVTLRDDRGRTVRLEQDPLTPAYYWMRDTTFRGQPGRTYTLSVRLPDGTVYVSTPEYMPTVPDIERMYARYVPAPNEGLQPPHFRIQLDTKDPDTVGNYYRWSAYAYLPRWATGDPYGCCTTCWVPDYGLLSDVQSDALINGNRISGRVVYDIPVRAIGMQYIDVRQYSLTRTAYQYWTLFGQQVSRTGSLFDPQTASIEGNVHRVEDAGTLALGYFGASAVSHQRLVVSSADTIDVPKFVFRYDKLFRLPGSCLQIYPQAQLTPPPTW from the coding sequence ATGCTGCTCATCACAACCGGGATGATGGCCTGCGTGGATGAAGTGCAGCTACCCATCCGGCAGGTGCAGCCCCGCCTGGTCGTGGAGGGCATGATCACCGACGAAGCTCCGCCCTACGCCATTAAGCTGACATATTCAGGACAGTTTACGTCGCGCTCGCATCTTCCCGAAAACCTAGTCGTTAACGGGGCCATCGTCACCCTCCGCGACGACCGGGGCCGAACAGTACGCCTGGAACAGGACCCGCTCACGCCGGCTTATTATTGGATGCGCGACACCACATTTCGGGGCCAGCCGGGACGGACCTACACGCTCAGTGTGCGTCTGCCCGATGGAACAGTCTATGTTTCAACTCCTGAATACATGCCAACGGTGCCTGACATTGAGCGGATGTATGCCCGTTACGTACCCGCTCCGAACGAGGGGCTGCAGCCGCCCCATTTCCGCATCCAGCTGGATACCAAAGACCCGGATACCGTCGGCAATTACTACCGCTGGTCGGCCTATGCCTATTTGCCCCGCTGGGCCACGGGTGATCCCTATGGTTGCTGTACAACCTGCTGGGTGCCCGATTATGGTTTACTCAGCGACGTACAGTCGGACGCGCTCATTAATGGCAACCGCATCAGCGGCCGGGTGGTCTATGATATTCCGGTGCGGGCGATTGGGATGCAGTACATCGACGTGCGGCAGTACTCATTGACGCGAACGGCCTATCAGTACTGGACACTCTTCGGGCAGCAGGTATCACGCACCGGTTCGCTCTTTGATCCGCAGACGGCCTCCATTGAAGGCAACGTGCACCGCGTAGAGGATGCCGGTACGCTGGCGCTAGGTTACTTTGGTGCGTCGGCAGTGAGCCATCAGCGGCTCGTGGTCAGCTCAGCCGACACGATCGACGTACCGAAATTTGTCTTTCGCTACGACAAGCTTTTCCGGCTGCCGGGCAGTTGTCTGCAAATCTATCCGCAGGCGCAGTTGACGCCCCCACCAACCTGGTGA
- a CDS encoding TonB-dependent receptor, whose translation MNAIQTRFYLLGLLLSVAFAGHGQTRYLIRGRVTDGTTNRPVANASIYDRKQGAGTRTDSTGAYSLQVLPGAYNLTFSAVGYYTRSRLVDMSRTDAVVDVALNPDVRQLDEINVTGRAPDANVTATQMSVVKLDMKNLRNIPVVFGEVDVLKALTLQPGVSTVGEGAGGFNVRGGRTDQNLVLLDGAPLFNTSHLLGLLGNLNADAIQDVTLYKGGIPAAYGGRLSSLLLMNTKSGETERLSVSGGIGLMTSRMLVQGPLTKSKKLTFLAGGRIAYPSLLLRLFPAPTNKNRASFYDLNGRLTYRINAGSQVTATVYRSFDTFRFPQDTLYTTQSTLLTARWSQRLTPTLSFNLTGTQSDYQFFLNGLSAANTYRYRSTIRQRDARLDWLWVPAPAHRMEFGGTLTDYHLLPGAIAPTGENSNVVAQTLAREQGQEWAGYFSEEWTPMRTLSVQAGVRYAQFTNRGPGVAYRYAEGLPRSRETITDTLRYPNGQALARYGGWEPRLTVRVNLTPVSSLKISYNRTRQYLHLISNTTAISPVDFWKVSDALVPPQIADQFALGYFQNFRDNQYETLVEVYHKTLTNLVEYRNGATLLLNPALDADLLRAEGRAYGVEISLQKTRGLLTGLVAYTYSRTLARVPSPYPTVQINGGNWYPSTFDRPHNLTIATQWKWSRGWTFGTNFVYTSGRPTTFPDGTYRLNGSKVLDYSQRNADRIPDYHRLDVAFTRDGRRTPGQQRYSNWSVSFYNVYAHKNPYSIYFQRVNTTTRSYQLSVFGTIIPSISWNFVF comes from the coding sequence ATGAATGCCATTCAAACCAGATTCTACCTGCTTGGTCTGTTGCTGTCCGTAGCGTTTGCCGGGCACGGGCAAACCCGCTATCTGATTCGGGGGCGCGTAACGGACGGCACGACGAACCGGCCTGTAGCGAACGCATCAATATACGACCGGAAGCAGGGCGCCGGAACCCGTACCGACAGCACCGGCGCCTATAGCCTGCAGGTGCTGCCCGGCGCTTACAACCTGACCTTTTCGGCAGTCGGCTATTACACCCGCAGCCGACTGGTGGATATGAGCCGGACCGACGCCGTGGTTGACGTTGCACTGAATCCCGACGTGCGGCAGCTCGACGAGATTAACGTAACGGGTCGCGCCCCCGACGCCAACGTAACGGCCACCCAGATGAGCGTCGTGAAACTTGACATGAAGAACTTGCGGAATATTCCGGTGGTGTTTGGGGAAGTAGACGTACTCAAGGCCCTGACGCTGCAACCCGGCGTCAGCACCGTAGGTGAGGGGGCTGGTGGTTTCAACGTGCGCGGAGGACGTACGGATCAGAACCTGGTGCTTCTGGATGGAGCCCCGCTGTTCAATACCAGCCATTTGCTGGGCCTGCTGGGTAACCTCAATGCCGACGCTATTCAGGACGTAACGCTCTATAAGGGCGGTATCCCGGCGGCCTATGGCGGGCGATTGTCGTCATTACTGCTGATGAATACCAAATCCGGCGAGACCGAACGGCTGAGCGTCAGCGGGGGGATTGGATTAATGACGAGCCGCATGCTGGTGCAGGGCCCCTTGACAAAGAGTAAAAAGCTGACCTTTCTGGCGGGTGGACGAATAGCCTATCCGTCGTTGCTGCTGCGGCTGTTTCCGGCCCCGACCAATAAAAACCGGGCGTCGTTTTACGACCTGAACGGGCGACTAACGTACCGGATCAACGCCGGTAGTCAGGTTACGGCCACCGTGTATCGCTCCTTCGATACGTTCCGGTTTCCGCAGGATACGCTTTACACAACCCAATCGACGCTGCTGACGGCCCGCTGGAGCCAGCGCCTGACGCCAACGCTGTCGTTCAACCTGACCGGAACCCAGAGCGACTACCAATTTTTTCTAAACGGCCTGAGTGCCGCCAACACCTACCGGTATCGCTCGACCATCCGGCAGCGCGACGCCCGGCTCGACTGGCTTTGGGTTCCGGCTCCGGCGCACCGGATGGAGTTTGGCGGGACGCTGACGGACTACCATCTGCTGCCGGGAGCCATTGCCCCAACCGGCGAAAACTCCAACGTCGTCGCGCAGACGCTGGCTAGGGAGCAGGGGCAGGAATGGGCAGGCTACTTCTCCGAAGAATGGACACCCATGCGGACGTTGTCGGTTCAGGCGGGCGTTCGCTACGCGCAGTTTACGAACCGGGGGCCGGGGGTGGCCTACCGGTACGCCGAAGGATTGCCCCGCAGCCGCGAAACCATCACCGATACGTTGCGTTATCCCAACGGTCAGGCGCTCGCCCGGTATGGCGGCTGGGAGCCGCGCCTGACCGTGCGGGTCAATCTGACGCCCGTGAGTTCGCTGAAGATCAGCTATAACCGGACTCGCCAGTATCTGCACCTGATCTCGAATACGACGGCCATTTCGCCGGTCGATTTCTGGAAAGTGAGTGATGCGCTGGTGCCGCCCCAGATAGCCGACCAGTTTGCGCTGGGGTATTTTCAGAACTTCCGCGACAACCAGTATGAAACCTTGGTGGAGGTGTACCACAAAACCCTGACGAACCTGGTGGAGTACCGGAACGGCGCAACGCTGCTGCTGAATCCAGCGCTGGATGCCGACCTGCTGCGGGCCGAGGGGCGGGCCTATGGCGTGGAAATAAGCCTTCAGAAAACGCGCGGTCTGCTGACCGGGCTGGTCGCCTATACGTATTCGCGCACGCTGGCGCGGGTCCCCAGTCCGTATCCCACCGTTCAGATTAACGGCGGCAACTGGTATCCATCTACCTTCGACCGGCCCCACAACCTGACCATTGCTACCCAGTGGAAATGGAGCCGGGGCTGGACCTTCGGCACCAACTTTGTGTATACCAGTGGTCGTCCCACAACGTTTCCCGACGGTACGTACCGGCTTAATGGGTCCAAGGTACTCGATTACTCGCAACGTAACGCCGATCGCATCCCCGACTACCACCGGCTGGATGTAGCGTTCACCCGCGACGGTCGCCGAACGCCGGGGCAACAGCGGTATAGCAACTGGTCAGTATCATTCTATAACGTCTACGCCCACAAAAACCCCTATTCGATTTATTTCCAGCGGGTCAATACCACAACCAGAAGCTATCAACTATCGGTTTTCGGCACGATCATTCCGTCGATTAGCTGGAATTTTGTGTTCTGA